The Ostrea edulis chromosome 1, xbOstEdul1.1, whole genome shotgun sequence genomic sequence GAAGGGTGATAGATTTTCACCCAGTCTAACTCCAATAATTGAACTGAAAATACCTTAACAAATAGAACCGACTAGGTGTTCCTTTACACGTTCTGTCAATAACAATCAGTATCCTGCCATCAATAGATGTACGTTATAATTTTTGCAGAGTCAAAAGCTTTACGATAATAAATAAAGACACCATATATAGGCCTGTTCGAAAACGTGAggtatctctctttgtattctaatATTTAGTGTGCATATGATGACAACTTCCGGGCAGTAACACAATCATACTGCGCGATATTTGAATGTCTTGttattttaaagggaaaggcaaccctaaccacataattgcttttatgaataaagtattacttactgatatcgtaattgacagtctttaacaacaaaaatccttgcttaacaattaaatcaatattaatctatcatgtattttaaattacccgccgctaagtgTCTTATGCTATATCCCCccccttttccttttatatcgtattcatgtttagatactaatttatgtttgtgtatatgttttaatacaGGActacaatggaaactagctatatgctaattggtgttatcctggataaataaagaatattattattattatcattaagtgagtggccattgaagtttaatttatgacgtcacatcgtctattccggtttatttcatcagcagcactgtaaacatgacaagtcacgaacagggaatagatttgagcccgttctttcgcaagaagaaattgagaaaagaagacgttcaatCGAGTCGCAGACaaggcagacggtaaacgttcttcatacaaatgtcttgatCCTCAACTTTTCATtccgcaaatgatggatccatagtttacgtagtcttttcttttcaaatgatcaacttggttgagtcgggaatttcgaGAAAACTACAACCTTGTTCCACATTTCCCCTTcccattagtgtaattaactgcttgccaggaaggcatcaacctttttattcgtaagatctaccacatgcacatctttgatgctcttacaggtgcttgggttcaggacacccccccccccccatgtaattcaaaataagcccttttaaaaacaatatataccctcactggttattataagttctgttataataaccagtgagagtattttttttaaaaagggcttattttgaattatgttggactttatgggtatgtacaagacgttgttgacatgcataagaaatattttcaagaaaaaaataattaaatcaactcatgtagctgattcggggggggggggggggggtcctgaacacAAGCACCtgttgatgatcttagaatctcatcaaaaccggaacagacggagtgacgtcaaaattattgatttttgtggtcttaaatacaaaagagttaaacatcatggcagcctctatagatcgcgggaatttcaatttttgacgttttcaaattagtactgaagcttatctaggccatatatcaacagaattgtatgacaaatctttatcatatgattgatcttatcatttatcatgtaaaaatcttttgggttgccaTTCCCTTTAACATGCAAAGATGGTGGTTATTTTCACATATTTGAAGGAAATCTGtgcattgggttttttttaaccgTGAACATATTTGCTAGCGTGATTGATGCAAatacagcaatatctttgcggCATTCTGCGCAGTTGATTATGAtgcttctcgaatatactactCGGACTAGCACGCCcaggatcaaggaaagataactcgtGTGTTTGGATTGGTCTATATGTCATAGATTATAAATTACCTTTAAGATGAATCCAAGTTCTTCCAGTCCTCTCTGTTGAGATGTCTAAGTTGTACCATTTGTTATTGCTAGAACTGTTACGCAGGGTGATATCTACACCATACACGTCCCTGGTATTGTCTGAAAGGTAATAAATTTTATTGACTGCTCCTATAACAGGGGAGGAAACTCTCGGTATGTTTCTGGtagaaataatatattttgtaatggaAACATCAGTAAATAAAAACCAAATTCAAGAATGTATCaataatatttaaaagaaaacatgttGACAATTAAAACTGTATAATGAGAACTCACTGTATATAGTTTCATCATCCCTATAAATAACCAAACGTGTTAGTGACAACTCCAGCAAGGATAGGCGACGTACTGTTCCATTTATCTCACAGGAAAAGTTTCCATCGAGATCTTCTGTAATAAGGTGAACATCTGTGATGATCAatgtactttcatttttcaCCAGGTGGATGAATTTCTCCCCTGAAACGAAGGTTATCTGGTTTAAGGCGGtatactacatcgtcataatggctgacttccttttaaaacatgaatgaaagtataaatatcaacaacatTTGTCTATTCCTTTTAAATAGAATTGCCTGAGTAGCTCGATGGGTTAGCTTGTCGATTGCAGAACTGTAGGCCGCGGGTTCAAGTCTAGCAGggttttaaattcattattaGATTACTTTCTACCAAagtaaaactgcatttttttttcaataaataaagtaaatttgaaagttttcactTTCCCGATATTGTTGTTCATATCCTTCACTTTtaatccacatcaaatttctctggtgtaggaTTACTCCTTAAGGCGTATATGAAAAATACAGTGCATCGGCATGTGGTTTAATTGTCAGGGATTTTCCACCCTGTTGTAGGGGTCCGAAattcggccccattcccaatggaaaatagtagtattttttcccaatttgtctACAAAATTTCCCAATTAAAGTCAAATGAAAAATTGTCTTGTTTTGCAATATTGTCATGGGGAAAGTGGAATGATTCAAAGAAAGagttatcaaatgaaaaaatatatttattggtTTGACACAAATTGTGGACCAGAGGCCCGAGACCACCAAAAGTTCGGAAGGTCTACCTGAAATGTTCGTCCGTCGGTACACTTGTTCAAAGTGCAGTATATTAACTAGATTGttcattttctttgaaaaatacatgttaCATGATTCTATTGTCTTCAAATTTCCTCCATAAAAATAATTCAGCAGCACTACCATCATAGTTCATTATGTAAAACACTCTAGAAATATCGGCAACTGTTCGATAAatccgaatttcctccatttttCTCTTTGATTAATACGTGCTATATTGTTGCTTCACATATTGTACCCACTTCCTTAACCTATCTGAGAGTTATTAGGTAAATATCacatatatttagaatgtattttcagtgtactttgtgtgaaaataattgttttaatctTTAAAGCCGCACACTTCGTTTGGAGAGTGTAATCACCAGAAATGATGAtattgtatgctgcattgtACAAAGCAGCATTACTTCAAATTTAGCTTacttttatcattaatattaacatatatacattttgagatatatttactttacaaaatgattttattggaTATGAAAATTTAACTTCCCAAGTCTGGTGTTTTTCTTACTGATTGAACAAGTGTATATGGCATTGATAGTATCAAAGAGAGTTTCATGATGAACTagatcatgattttaaaaataatttatatatggtTGGGCCGTTTATGCCAATTTAgagcaatacaatatatattgaaactccatgattaaatctaaattaaattcaacttttatttaatttccttacttttaatatttccattgattttttttctattgagGAAAATTTCATCCAGTATTCAAAagtataaatacacaatatcatTAGCCATGATGCAAGTAAAATTGGGAAAATGGTGTCTATTTTATCTTCCTGACATTTTTGAAGAACCATCTGAGAACTAGAAGCTAGGGTCACTTGGAAATTTGAAAGCTGGCGTTCCGTCAGTCCATGCACCAttgaaaaatagttttaagTGTCATTTAACCCTGATTGCAATGAAAAACTGAATGttaggccatcattaaaaatatttttgtttgatgtactccgacccacatttttcaaggtgggtcggtaggtaggtgtttttgtttgttttttaatgtcatgaaattttttaacatttagttttaaagtaaggagaattttctatttttcaagggaagcaaaaaaaaaaaaaaatgaaatttaaaattgctgaaaaaaatgatcgggtaggagcaaatttgacgggtcagtcggagtacatcaaacaaatcaatttttatttttggccttaaGATAAGAAAAACTTCCATGAATGAAGAGAGAATgttcatatttttattgaaaaaggtgtattttaagaaatatgttgtaaaacagtgaatttctaaaattcccaatttaaacaaaatgccattaaaattcccaattttaAAGGCCCAGGTCCCATTCCCAAAATGGTGTGGAAAATCCCTGATTGTTGTCATAAttctatcccccccccctccgtaAAGTGTAGACTACTAGAAATATTTACAATGCCGTGAAATCATAAAATTCATTGGAACCAATTATAACTAACTACCCATGCTGATCATATTGCCAATTACTTAAAGTTGTGTCATTATgagcaaggtgaagatagcatGGAAGCAGACGTTGAATTTAAACGAGGTTTACTCCAGACCACGTCCGAAGGATGTACACCTGACGTTTGGACCCCACTCCCTTCAATCATTTTCTGTATATGTGTCAAACAAAACTGATGACATATTTCCAGAAAATTCATGGATACTAGGTCTGATGTATCTGTTTTTCGATTCTCAATGTCGCTTTgcttttttatcaaacttttaaaGTTAAACAGTTTTACTAGATTAATTATACAATAAGatgaataattatataataaggTGAGTAATTATAGGATAAGGTGAGTAATTATATATAAGATGAGTAATTATATAATAAGTTGGTAATTTTATGATAAGGTGAGTAATTATATGATAAGGTGAGTAACTATATAACACGGTGAGTGACTATATGATAAAGTGagtaattatataataaagtgagtaattatataataaagTGAGTAATTATATAATAAGGTGAGTAATTATATAATAAGATGAGTAACTATATGATAAGATGAGTGACTATATGATAAGGTGAGTAATCACATGATAAGGTGAGTAACTATATAATAAAGTGAGTAATTATATAATAAGGTGAGTAATTATATAATAAGATGAGTAACTATATGATAACATGAGCAACTATAGGATAAGGTGAgtaattatatgataatgtgAGTAATTATATGATAAGGTGAGTGACTATATGATAAGGTGAGTAATTTTATAATAAAGTGAGTAATTATATAATAAGGTAAGTAATTATATAATAAGATGAGTAACTATCTGATAAGATGAGTGACTATATAATAAGGTGAGTAATGATATGATAAGGTTAGTAATGATATGATAAGATGAGTGACTATATAATAAGGTGAGTAATCATATGATAAGGTGAGTAATCATATGATAAGGTAAGTAACTATATAATGAAGTGAGTAATCATATGATAAGGTGagtaattatataataaagTGAGTAATTATACAACAAGGTGAGTAATTATATGATAAGGTGAGTAATTATATGATAAGGTGATTAATTATATAATAAGGTGAGTAATTATACAACAAGGTGAGTAATTATATGATAAGGTGAGTAATTATATGATGATTAATTATATAATAAGGTGAGAAACAGATTCTTGTAAACAATCAAGGGTTCCTCACTTTCAACTGCACTTTCAAAGTAAATGAGCTCTGATTTACAAATTCCTGGTCAACAGCAGACCAAAAGGATGAACCTGATTGGTCTCTTAATTCATATCTCGCCTTACACAAAATCGACAAACCATCGCAATTTTGCTTTTTATCCACGCACTTTGTGGCCTTTTCTCCACAAACGCTCATTAATTGGCTTAAGGTGGAGTGACACACccggtgattttttttttaccgattCCTCATAGAttcataaaacatattcaatgaCCCCATATCACAATTTCCAATTGCATACTCTAGAACtcatttttttgtcttttgagaTATTCCTGTTTACGATGCTATTTGCTACACGGGTACAATAAATTTTCACCAGAAGACAATGGAGTTTCACCGGAATTACCGCCATTATGACGATGGTTCATTATCCTATTAAGAAAACAATTATTCATCCCATTGAAGAGAGaaccaaaataaataaataataataataattaaaaagataaaaaattaaattaaatttaaaaaaagggtGTATGTTTCTAGTTGAATTATTTGAAGTAGAAAAATTTCCCCTGAagatttttgatttttgtttttgtttttggattTACTTGGCtagatttgtagtacttcacctacagctggtgacatctcaatatgagtgaaaaactctcGACGGGACGTAGAACAAGCAAACAGAGAAACGAACAAACAAAAACTTACTTGGCACACATCTATAAGTGAAGCTGGTAGCTATAAATTCCCTTGTCAAGTTTGTTTCTTGACAAGTTCCATGAAAGGCATCAAATGATTTGTTTAGTGCTGTCTTATCCAAGACACACCTCTTCTTCAGGTTACATGTTACTCCTACGATAAATTGACTTCTATCACTGTCATGGCTGTCTAAGCCGCTCAGAGGCAAAGACTGGGTGCAGATTTCAGATCTCGATGTGCCATTGCACGGCTTTTCGACAACACGAAGGTCTTTAACGTTTTCTGATGTGATCAACTGTCTTTCAACGTAGATGACGTCATTGTCGTGGCACTCCATTTCTGTCTCCAAAATATGACCCAACATTCTCCGGCATGAAGTATGTTTAGTCTTGGTTGAAGCATCAAAACCTGTATGTCAGTGTAGAAATTTAAGTTTAAAACATTCCAGTATTCCATAACTTTCAGGTAATCAAGAATTGTAACCTACCTTCTAAAAATAatattagaaatgaaaaaataagatAGTTTTTCGTAAAAATCATAGCTATAATTGCTGTGAATTTAACAAACATAGGAAGTCCCTCTTCTtcagatatttgaaaatttacttcCCTATTTAGCTAAACTATTGAATACAAGTGAATAAACTCTTCTATCATTTTGAatcaaggattttttttttagcaaattaAAGATGACGATTGCGTTGAATCAAGATTCTTTATCTAAGCACTCTTACTATTGAAGCAAAAACAGGAATGTCGATTGAAAAGGATGATTagataaaaacatttctgtcaTTTAGAGCTCTTTTACGTTCTATTAAACAGGTGAGCTGGTTACTACGAAAAACCACGTTGGTTTGATAGTGATGccaatatcatacatgtaccaatataCTTTATTGAAATTGCTACCAAGTCGGAACTTCCTCTGATGTATTTTTGATGTGTCATCTTTTTGCTGTAGACctaatcaattttataatttttgcatatattgTTCTTCCGTAAAGTTAGGGGATCAGCATATTGATATGTCATTATGTATTGTGTGAATAGTTTTTGGTCTGATCCCcttattatattatgtatatatttttccttatttgcgtcatttgaataaatgacatatttcatctCTACAGTGGTGTTGATGTTATTGATCTAAACTCAGCATAAACGGAGCTGCGGTGAGTTTGTGCTGCATGAGGAAACATAAATAAAGAATATGTGCTCggttgactgattgattgtatcttgtttaacgtccctctctagaatttttcactcatatggagagtcaccaagaccgatgacgggcttcaaatttaggtctatgctcgacgcttacggccattgagcactGTGTGCAACACATCTGTTAAGTTCATTTCcaaggacccatgacattcacacctaatcaagctaatgtcgagcgtttggcgatggaactaccTGCTTTAACTAATTAGGTCTGTCGCGGACAGAACACGAACCACGGCctcccgcatgcggggcgaacgctctacctctccACCAAAACTAAAGCTGtgtgacccgatgttcatgtattatttttgtacataattactttaaagcagattaattactttataaagttattaactttcctttaattacatgcttgaaaacatctgcatgtaaaagaaaacagtgcgaatattatttagaaagtaaatatagtgggtacatatataaatcatcccataatagacgtctatgaATAGACCCaagcgcgtcaggggaatcccaacatgatgtattaactcatacgcaactgtctagttttaaagctgaaagagcgtaaaacatcgaattactaagaggtatttgatatttttatttctattaaacttgtggtacggtactgttataacatgatgcacagctttacacagataagaccaccgatgatcttaaagtttgaactggtcacgtgactgtcacttgaaatgacAGAGTggcgcggttatttgtaaacatcgatttaaaatcaaataatttgggttaaaacaggtgaaataatttatgatatgtcgtacagcctcataactacatacatgcgatgatttaatagcgtttttacgagatggaaaaaaatattgtaattcggaccacaCAGCTTTAAACTACATTTATCTGTTATactaaagtaaaaataaatccccGGTAAAATTATTTCTACAGTTCAACATCTGTTATTTTGAACTTGGAGATAGTGAATAATTCAGGTTGGTACCCTAAATTTTAAATTATCCAGAGTAGACTGTAGTGTGAGTTTCTATTTGTTCTTTCGTCCTTCTTCTGTAGAAGACCTTCTAACTTTTCTACTGTTTCTATCACATGTTATATGTCTTCAAACATATCAACTTCAGACTACTTAGGCTTTCAAACGAAATTCTCCAAAACCacgtttcagttttaaacacatttaatatcctagTCAATGAGACGAATGCATTTGAGTTACCATAACTATAATTCCATACTCCACAAAGATCGTTACAGAGATATATCgcaggatccagtaaatgtcTACTAAGTCCCTATCTTTACTCTTTACAAATATCAACTGCTGTGAAGGAGATACTTCATACGTACTGTGTAAGacattcttatgaggcagaatttattacAAGCTTCTACAGGAgaagataaataaaaaaaacccttgctgtggccttcaactcgacatttagatatatcgacgacgtctGTATTAACTatattcactttcattcatacgccgatttgatatatcccagtaacTTCTAAATAAAATTCACACCACATAGtattccacatctgcttcatatttggaatGTTTTACTGAATATACACGTTAACCGCAAACTAACAACTTGACTTTATGACGAATGGgattacttcagcttctccatcgtcaaattccaATATccatgcagcaatattccattgtctcCTACTTGGTGCTTGTGTCTCCCAATTGATTCGATACCAGATACCATGTTCTGCGTATGCTCAATTTCTAAAAcgatgcaggctactgacaaataagtttatattacagGATATTTTTCAGTCTTGTTTACAGTCAGCATATCGCGAattcaatggtcgttataatgatcttatttggaAATAAACCCTGCCATTAGGTCCAAAGTTGTGTGAAGTGTCCCATACacattgttaggccattctttacatactgattttaactacgggtTACTTCGTTTACTTGATAAAGATAGAAGGCtcgagctcacggcgggtgtgaccgaggAACATGGATGATTACACCTCTAAAGGCTCATTATCCCATCTCTAGGAATCCATGTTTGCACAACTCTCAATTTCGTATTCTTTTatggatttatgagattgatcagcaTTCGTTTCCTTAACCCttttcatttattaattttaaagtgtTATGTAGGTTAAAAGTCAAATATATGACATTCTAAAAGTTGCATCACTGGacattaaaacaaaactgaaGATTCATACATTTCCCTATTCAATTAGGCATTTAACTATGTGTACACATAGCCATTTCACACCATCATCACTATTGCaactctacatgtaattaaatacTAGTATTGTTTCAAAATGCTAGCTCTCCGGCATTTGAGCACCACCGCTCAAGATGCTATACCTATGTAGGTACCATTTCAATACTTATTGTATTTGCCCAGATGCATCATGTATTCGTTACGTAATGCTATCCAGTTAAAAAAATCGAGTCACTTCGAAATTAGAAAGGGTGTGGAAAGACTTTTTAAAAGTGATTTTCTAATCCAAAAGTTATTAATATCCAGGATTTTACCGTTTATATTTTCCTGAAATACAGTCAAACTTTATCCCCCACTCACGTTTTTTAGTGTAGTTAATGATACAAATACTTGGGACTAATTCACATGTTGTAAATTCATGGATTCCCCCTTCAAAACAGGAGAGAGAAAATTCTCTATTTATTAGCCGAAAATTTTGTTTCGCGGTCAATgattgaaaaaaatgttatgATCCCCactttttattttccattttgaattttgagGCAAGATGTTGCAACTTATGTTTAAGTTTTAAAACTGATAATACCCCCTCGATGAGAGGACTCGTCCAAATTAGATCAAGCCAATATTCCATAAAATTCTTTTATATAGTGTAGGTTTCCATAGGTATCATTTGTTCGTAGAAAGctttatctatatacaagaGGTCCGtggaccacattgctcacctaaATCACCTTGCCCCATATCttaagattttccatatatatatatatgtaggaaaaactttggtccctattgtggccccaacctactcccggggatcatggtttttacaaacttgaatctgcactatgtcaggaagctttcatgtaaatgttaacttctttggcccaatggttcttgagaaggattttaaaagattttctctatatattagtatgtaaaattttgattccctattgtggccccatcctacccctgggcgcgatgatttgaacaaactcttgaatctgcactatgtcaggaagctttcatgtaaatgtaaactttactggcccaatgattcttcttcagaagaattttaatgatttttccctatatatttgtatataaaacgttgatctcctattgtggccccatcataaccctggggccatgatttgaaaaaacttgaatctgcactatgtcaggaagcttccatgtaaatctcagcacttctggcccagtggttcttgagaagaagatttttaaagattttcattatttattcccatgtaaaactttgaccccctattgtggccccatctacCTCCTGGGGCGATGATTTTAAAAGACTTGattctgcattatgtcagaaagctttcatgaaaattccaGCTCGTTTaacctagtggttcttgaggagatttttaataacccccaccctatttttgcatttttgtgattatctccccttttaaGGGAGCaagacccttcatttgaaaaaaaaacttgaaagccctttacccaaggatgcccTGTGCCAATTTTGGTTGGAATTGATCCAGTGGTTATGGAGAAgatgatgaaaatattaaaagtttacaacgaagacgacgacagacaacgaacagattttgatcagaaaagctcaagaGCCTTCGACTCGTGTGAGCTaatcttcttcttcttcttgtCGTTCGCCTGAGCTAATAATACATACAGTATTTTCAGTGCATAAAGATCattacttattttcattttattataatatGAGTGTTTttcattctacatgtacatatgtatatgtatttttagaagatttgattctgcattgatttaatgcaataattgatttgtatTGATTGACAACATTACACAAAACAAGtttatgtaaatattaagaTTGAAAGTATATTTTATGAGCAAAATTGTCATGTTTAAGACACTGTCGCTCATTAACAAACACTATGACAATTATAATTCTTTTTGTCTTTATAATTTCCCTTTCATTGTAGAAATTGAAAGGATTGAGAATCCTACAAAGCTCGGGTTCCAACCGCTTTGAGGCACAGTTATGATGATGCCGATTGTGCACAATATTTAAATCTGACAAGAGAAATAAATCACAACAACTGAATGCAAACTATTTCTTTATTGTAGTTCATAAAAAATTCACATCATAAAGGAAAAATAGATATTGCCAAGtatagaaatatacaagtaacCTACAGGTAATATGATAGATAagtttattaattaattaagtATACAACTTTACACTATAATTGATATTATATTGGGGAGATTGTTCAGTATAAAATTGTACACCACAGTTAATATGTTAATCATAATTTGAattgttaatatatacatatacgcAGGAA encodes the following:
- the LOC125647773 gene encoding uncharacterized protein LOC125647773, which gives rise to MFVKFTAIIAMIFTKNYLIFSFLILFLEGFDASTKTKHTSCRRMLGHILETEMECHDNDVIYVERQLITSENVKDLRVVEKPCNGTSRSEICTQSLPLSGLDSHDSDRSQFIVGVTCNLKKRCVLDKTALNKSFDAFHGTCQETNLTREFIATSFTYRCVPREKFIHLVKNESTLIITDVHLITEDLDGNFSCEINGTVRRLSLLELSLTRLVIYRDDETIYNNTRDVYGVDITLRNSSSNNKWYNLDISTERTGRTWIHLKGNFQISCKSTFLAAYTGTTVDALTNFPTDTRHPQGSTSKTSLLLLLVIGLVVTLVLMVGLYTLHRRKDQKKLAELTKQTDTVSINFNHHVIETPVNNEEEAGRNIYSEISSTSRDTLSFGNNTQI